The following proteins are encoded in a genomic region of Xenopus laevis strain J_2021 chromosome 3L, Xenopus_laevis_v10.1, whole genome shotgun sequence:
- the LOC108710705 gene encoding uncharacterized protein LOC108710705 yields the protein MESRRDLIVSRKRKYSPSVEPETTTQTRQPSVSSVLENTPDMSASFSGASVVENPAVMSAPPLLPSILENTPEMTSTLLGPSELDTPIEITTPEMSASFIGPSVVEHTVGMSAPPLPFILKSTPEITSTLLEPSVLDTPTGIATSEMSASFIEPSVVEHPTGMSAPPLPSILKNTPAMTSTLLGHSELDTPTEIIIHPPILEIPRETSDFPHVPSVLENPDHSAPPHAPSSLEDPMEICALSPHGFSVLENLDHSASSIESSQLKTIQKMATSPTVPSTSENIQPLSVLEKNTPQMSTDTVPENPPEMEVLSVPSVLDNPSKISQPPPPVSTEMSSSHTMPLVLEHSSEMPTDPPEPTIQERNAELSVEPLATHSQYEDGNASTSSVDHPPSTGPENTEIPTQSVENNGNIDALVHLEIIHQHERKRPYFNAVEITKHFRFANLERIESFDAAIQAVHTAVQELLNSILQRIGPNDRIQLRLSGQGLDKPLYSFRSSNTTFDAGSFLSNVANMLQSNKDLLSNDVLKLLVIVVKNQEGGVKERRSLGSIPASDLIKEKRRWIFDFNYHEGNLCLAASVCALMSKDHPPEATLLQKAKEIHDALEIPANRLVSFSDIPAFEKHLQVTIKVLYYKHGKWTFFYTNNPCKEPIIFLLLHKGHYYGIKNAKGFCGYSYFCEYCNTQFHGKGRHSCKYFCKACHRRDCPEVPTMKPRCSNCRTFCRSHECLELHKSLALSEQVPCKKQRYCDKCCRYTDYNHDVMKCNGLQCRTCFQFVENFIDHQCFMRKRQPETSNKYIVYDCECSQENNTHVPNYIYALKLDSEQSWEFQGPDCLKDFRKTFIQRKFAGFSFIAHNAGRYDAYFVVQELLKENIKLNFLAKGGQLLSVTVADFKIRFIDSLNFLPMKLSKLPKAMGFDDTKGYFPHFFNTTANQAYVGPTPSQEYFGQENMMPDERDEFMAWYEENKNGEFNFQAELKKYCQRDVRILKQACICFRDRVMEMTMEKDPKNPQKTIQVDPFQLTTLASVCMAMFKFKFLPENTIAILPSDNYHKKQKRFSTPSIQWLMYIAWKENIAIKHALQGGEEQVGNYSLDGFALTDGTPTAFEFHGCFYHGCPQCYNADERNPVTKTTYGQLHHKTEVRKDILKSEGYKVREIWEHEWKQLLEKDNGLRNFLLEMNFPEPLEPRDALYGGRTNAVKLYHKAAPGEKIFYYDFTSLYPYVNKTKAYPVGHPVIHQDKFKDFDTYFGIAKVKVYPPKHLFFPVLPVKMKEKLVFPLCYTCASNGQATECQHCDEERALTGTWCTMEIQLALEKGYTLAKIYEVWHFEQQTTKLFEGYINLHLRDKQEASGYPSWCKDEEQRKKYISDYRDKEGVELREEHIAVNPARRQIAKLFLNSLWGKFGQKTNLPNTTVVSDPGEFHRYMFLPEYDVASLDFMGEETAIVHWKYIGSLPSIARNSNIFLACFTTAYARLQLYNVLDRLQERCLYHDTDSVIFISKGDEWDPPLGDYLGELTSELPDDTHITEFVSAGPKTYGYKLSTGKTCLKVKGITLNASTVQHLHFDSLKDLVLDFPEHSNPEQQKKITLQQPVITRDRYWQIETRPLRKTLKCVYTKRQLTDDFTTLPFGYRPQTEAQTQPGL from the coding sequence ATGGAATCAAGAAGGGATCTGATAGTCAGCAGAAAGCGTAAATATTCTCCATCGGTTGAACCTGAGACTACCACCCAAACACGTCAACCTTCTGTTTCTTCTGTATTGGAGAATACCCCTGACATGTCTGCTTCTTTTAGTGGTGCTTCTGTAGTGGAGAATCCTGCTGTAATGTCTGCTCCTCCTCTTCTCCCTTCTATACTGGAGAATACCCCAGAAATGACTTCTACTCTTCTTGGACCTTCTGAATTGGACACTCCTATTGAAATTACTACCCCTGAAATGTCTGCTTCTTTTATTGGACCTTCTGTAGTGGAACATACTGTTGGAATGTCTGCTCCTCCTCTCCCTTTTATACTGAAGAGTACCCCAGAAATTACTTCTACTCTTCTTGAACCTTCTGTATTGGACACTCCTACTGGAATTGCTACCTCTGAAATGTCTGCTTCTTTTATTGAACCTTCTGTAGTGGAACATCCCACTGGAATGTCTGCTcctcctctcccttctatacTGAAGAATACCCCAGCAATGACTTCTACTCTTCTTGGACATTCTGAATTGGACACTCCTACTGAAATTATTATTCATCCTCCTATATTGGAGATTCCTCGTGAAACATCTGATTTTCCTCATGTACCTTCTGTGTTGGAGAATCCTGATCACAGTGCTCCACCTCATGCACCTTCTTCACTTGAGGATCCTATGGAAATATGTGCTCTTTCTCCTCATGGATTTTCTGTCTTGGAAAATCTTGATCACAGTGCTTCTTCCATTGAATCTTCTCAGCTGAAGACCATTCAAAAAATGGCTACTAGTCCTACTGTTCCATCTACATCAGAGAATATTCAGCCACTTTCGGTTTTGGAGAAGAATACACCTCAAATGTCTACAGATACTGTGCCAGAGAACCCACCTGAAATGGAAGTACTTAGTGTGCCTTCTGTACTGGATAACCCCTCAAAAATATCTCAGCCTCCTCCTCCTGTATCTACTGAAATGTCTTCTTCTCATACCATGCCTCTTGTTTTGGAACACAGCAGTGAAATGCCCACAGATCCACCAGAACCAACTATACAAGAGAGAAATGCTGAATTATCAGTGGAACCTCTAGCAACACATTCACAGTATGAGGATGGCAATGCCTCAACATCTTCTGTAGATCACCCACCAAGTACTGGGCCAGAAAACACCGAAATTCCCACACAGTCAGTAGAAAACAATGGCAATATTGATGCTCTGGTGCATTTAGAAATAATTCACCAACATGAACGAAAACGCCCTTATTTTAATGCGGTAGAAATCACCAAGCATTTCCGCTTTGCAAACTTGGAAAGAATCGAGTCTTTCGATGCAGCAATACAGGCCGTGCACACGGCTGTCCAGGAGTTACTGAACAGTATATTGCAGAGGATTGGACCCAATGATCGTATACAGCTACGACTCAGCGGCCAAGGACTCGACAAACCGCTATATTCTTTTAGAAGTTCTAATACGACGTTCGACGCTGGATCATTTCTGAGCAATGTGGCAAACATGCTGCAAAGTAACAAAGACCTCCTTTCTAATGATGTTTTAAAACTTCTCGTCATCGTCGTCAAGAACCAAGAAGGTGGAGTGAAAGAACGAAGATCTCTCGGTTCAATACCCGCCAGTGACTTGATTAAAGAAAAAAGACGTTGGATCTTCGACTTTAACTACCACGAAGGAAACCTGTGTCTGGCCGCAAGCGTCTGTGCGCTGATGAGTAAGGACCACCCTCCAGAGGCCACGTTGCTGCAGAAAGCCAAAGAGATTCATGACGCTCTGGAGATCCCGGCCAATCGCTTAGTCAGTTTTAGTGACATTCCTGCTTTCGAGAAACATCTGCAGGTGACCATTAAAGTGCTCTACTACAAACACGGTAAATGGACTTTTTTCTACACCAACAACCCCTGCAAAGAGCCAATTATCTTCCTATTGCTGCACAAGGGACATTACTACggcattaaaaatgcaaaaggatTTTGTGGATACAGTTACTTCTGCGAATATTGTAACACGCAGTTCCACGGCAAAGGACGCCATTCGTGCAAGTATTTTTGTAAGGCGTGCCACCGACGGGACTGCCCCGAGGTGCCAACTATGAAGCCAAGGTGCAGTAACTGCCGCACGTTTTGCCGCTCACACGAATGCCTTGAACTGCACAAATCCCTCGCCCTCTCGGAACAGGTCCCGTGTAAGAAGCAACGGTATTGCGACAAATGCTGCCGTTACACCGATTATAACCACGATGTAATGAAATGCAACGGGTTGCAGTGCCGAACTTGCTTCCAATTTGTTGAAAACTTTATTGACCACCAGTGCTTCATGAGAAAGCGTCAACCCGAaacttcaaataaatacattgtttacGACTGTGAGTGTAGCCAAGAAAATAACACCCATGTTCCAAATTATATATACGCTTTAAAATTGGATTCCGAGCAGTCCTGGGAGTTCCAAGGTCCCGACTGCCTGAAGGATTTTAGAAAAACGTTTATACAGAGGAAGTTTGCCGGGTTTTCCTTCATCGCGCACAACGCCGGCAGGTACGACGCCTACTTTGTGGTGCAGGAGCTGCTCAAGGAGAACATCAAGCTAAACTTTCTCGCAAAAGGTGGTCAACTATTGTCCGTCACCGTGGCTGATTTCAAAATTCGATTCATTGACTCTTTGAATTTCCTCCCCATGAAGCTTAGCAAGCTGCCAAAGGCCATGGGATTTGACGATACCAAGGGATATTTCCCCCATTTCTTCAATACAACGGCCAACCAAGCCTACGTCGGTCCAACGCCTTCTCAGGAGTATTTTGGGCAGGAGAATATGATGCCAGATGAAAGAGACGAATTCATGGCTTGGTACGAGGAGAACAAAAACGGCGAATTTAATTTTCAGGCTGAGCTTAAGAAATATTGCCAGCGGGATGTCCGTATCTTGAAGCAAGCGTGCATCTGTTTCAGGGACAGGGTGATGGAAATGACAATGGAGAAGGACCCAAAGAATCCCCAAAAGACAATCCAAGTAGACCCCTTTCAACTCACCACATTGGCCTCGGTGTGCATGGCCATGTTCAAGTTCAAATTTCTCCCTGAAAATACAATCGCTATTCTACCCTCGGACAATTACCATAAAAAGCAGAAGCGCTTCTCCACGCCGTCCATCCAGTGGTTAATGTACATCGCATGGAAGGAGAACATCGCAATAAAACACGCTCTGCAGGGTGGAGAGGAACAAGTTGGTAACTATTCCTTGGACGGCTTTGCTCTAACCGATGGAACGCCAACTGCTTTCGAATTCCACGGCTGTTTCTACCACGGCTGCCCCCAGTGCTACAATGCAGACGAGCGGAACCCTGTTACAAAAACCACGTACGGCCAACTGCACCACAAAACGGAGGTTAGAAAGGATATTCTAAAATCCGAAGGGTACAAAGTCCGAGAGATCTGGGAACACGAGTGGAAACAGTTACTGGAAAAAGACAACGGTTTGCGGAATTTCCTTCTGGAAATGAACTTTCCTGAACCCCTCGAGCCCCGTGACGCGCTTTATGGGGGTCGGACAAATGCCGTGAAACTATACCACAAAGCAGCCCCAGGGGAGAAGATATTTTACTATGATTTTACCAGTCTCTACCCCTACGTCAATAAGACAAAGGCCTACCCCGTGGGCCACCCAGTCATTCACCAAGATAAGTTTAAAGATTTTGACACGTATTTTGGCATCGCTAAAGTTAAAGTGTACCCCCCGAAACATCTGTTTTTTCCGGTCCTTCCAGTAAAGATGAAGGAAAAGCTTGTGTTTCCGTTGTGCTACACGTGCGCATCCAACGGTCAGGCCACAGAGTGTCAGCACTGCGACGAGGAACGAGCACTGACGGGAACCTGGTGCACAATGGAAATCCAGTTGGCTCTAGAGAAGGGCTACACATTAGCCAAAATCTATGAAGTTTGGCATTTCGAACAACAAACAACGAAGCTGTTTGAGGGGTACATTAACCTACATCTCCGGGACAAACAGGAGGCGTCGGGATATCCAAGTTGGTGCAAAGACGAGGAACAAAGGAAGAAATATATAAGCGATTATCGCGACAAAGAAGGCGTAGAGTTACGCGAGGAACATATCGCCGTTAACCCGGCAAGAAGGCAAATCGCTAAATTGTTTCTGAATTCCCTGTGGGGCAAATTTGGGCAGAAAACGAACTTACCTAATACAACAGTCGTTAGCGACCCAGGAGAGTTTCATCGTTACATGTTTTTACCGGAGTACGACGTCGCCTCTTTAGATTTCATGGGGGAAGAAACGGCCATTGTCCACTGGAAGTATATCGGCAGCCTTCCCTCCATCGCACGCAACTCCAATATCTTCCTCGCTTGCTTTACCACGGCCTACGCCCGGCTACAACTATACAATGTCCTGGACCGGCTCCAGGAGCGGTGTCTGTACCACGACACGGACTCGGTGATTTTTATCAGCAAGGGCGATGAGTGGGATCCACCATTGGGCGATTATCTAGGAGAACTTACCAGCGAACTTCCCGACGACACCCACATCACCGAGTTTGTCTCTGCCGGACCCAAAACCTACGGATACAAGTTGTCGACTGGTAAAACCTGCCTGAAGGTCAAGGGCATCACCCTAAATGCCTCAACCGTTCAACACCTTCATTTTGATTCTCTAAAGGATCTGGTGTTGGATTTCCCCGAACACTCCAACCCtgaacaacagaaaaaaatcactttacAACAGCCGGTCATTACCAGAGATAGATACTGGCAAATAGAGACCCGCCCCCTGCGCAAAACATTAAAGTGCGTTTACACCAAACGCCAACTAACCGACGACTTTACTACTTTGCCTTTTGGGTACCGACCTCAAACAGAGGCACAGACACAACCTGGTCTCTAA